In Moorella sp. Hama-1, a single genomic region encodes these proteins:
- a CDS encoding type IV pilus twitching motility protein PilT: MLDIKTILVAAAAAGASDVHLAVGLPPVFRINGELQVQHQWEPLDAGMAAGLVRPMVSERWEVFQEQGEIDLAYSLPGVSRFRVNVFHQRGSTGAAIRLIPRAIPGLETLGLPPVVGELAERRHGLVLVTGPTGSGKSTTLAAMVDKINRERRCHIITLEDPIEYLHQHRLSIVNQREVGSDTHSFARALRAALRQDPDVILVGEMRDLETIATAITAAETGHLVLATLHTSSAIQSIDRIVDVFPPHQQGQIRIQLADTLEGVITQQLLPRADRAGRVAAVEILIATPAVRNLIREGKTHQIISSMQTGARYGMQTMDAALRQLTVEGVIAGAALNYD, encoded by the coding sequence ATGCTCGATATAAAAACCATCCTGGTGGCCGCCGCCGCAGCCGGGGCTTCCGATGTCCATCTCGCTGTTGGCTTGCCGCCGGTCTTCCGGATCAATGGTGAACTCCAGGTCCAGCACCAGTGGGAGCCCCTGGATGCCGGGATGGCCGCAGGCCTGGTACGGCCGATGGTGAGCGAGCGCTGGGAGGTATTTCAGGAGCAGGGCGAAATCGACCTGGCCTATTCCCTGCCCGGGGTAAGCCGTTTCCGGGTCAACGTCTTTCACCAGCGGGGCAGCACCGGGGCTGCCATCCGCCTGATCCCCAGGGCGATCCCGGGCCTGGAGACCTTAGGTTTACCGCCGGTGGTGGGGGAACTGGCGGAGCGCCGGCATGGCCTGGTCCTGGTCACGGGACCGACGGGTAGCGGCAAGTCCACCACCCTGGCGGCCATGGTGGATAAAATCAACCGGGAACGCCGCTGCCATATCATTACCCTGGAGGACCCCATTGAGTACCTGCACCAGCACCGGTTGAGCATCGTCAACCAGCGGGAGGTGGGTTCTGATACCCATTCCTTTGCCCGGGCCCTGCGGGCCGCCCTGCGCCAGGACCCGGATGTCATCCTGGTGGGGGAAATGCGCGACCTGGAAACCATCGCCACGGCCATTACCGCCGCGGAAACCGGTCACCTGGTCCTGGCCACCCTCCATACCAGCAGCGCCATCCAGAGTATCGACCGCATCGTCGACGTCTTTCCGCCCCACCAGCAGGGCCAGATCCGCATCCAGCTGGCCGATACCCTGGAAGGGGTTATTACCCAGCAGCTCTTGCCGCGAGCGGATAGGGCAGGCCGGGTCGCGGCAGTGGAGATTTTGATTGCTACCCCGGCAGTCAGAAACCTCATCCGTGAAGGCAAGACCCACCAGATTATATCCAGCATGCAGACAGGGGCCCGTTACGGGATGCAGACCATGGATGCCGCCCTGCGACAGCTCACGGTTGAGGGCGTAATTGCCGGCGCAGCATTAAATTATGATTAA
- a CDS encoding GspE/PulE family protein has protein sequence MDGRRRLGDLLLEAGMITREQLDQALQEQKRSGERLGKVLLRLGLVTEASMLEVLEFQLGIPKVVLADYHLDPEVVRLVPEGLARRYQAIPIRLDGNRLLVALADPLNLLALDDLRLVTGKEIMPAIAAEGEIEAALSRFWQQETVTSMSEVAAAVAAAESGGRAGGTEGAPAVRLVNSFIQQAIQTRASDIHIEPQEGEVRVRLRVDGLLRELTRLPLGVLSSLISRIKILAGMDIAEKRLPQDGRFQFTLGKRSVDLRVSSLPTVYGEKVVLRLLDQEAMLLPLDRLGFLPAVQERYNSLVRSAYGMLLITGPTGSGKTTTLYATLNSLSSPEKNIVTIEDPVEYLLPGINQVRVNPRAGLSFASGLRSILRQDPDIIMVGEIRDRETADIAVRAATTGHLVFSTLHTNDAAGAITRLLDMGIEAYLVNSSLIGVVAQRLVRQICPRCREAYRPEPGTLERSWLPESEELWRGRGCEGCHYTGYAGRTAIQEVLVMNEELRGLVAAKAPATALKEAAITAGMVPLIEDGLAKVRQGITTVNEVLRVSLGGL, from the coding sequence ATGGACGGTCGCCGGCGCCTGGGGGATCTTTTATTAGAAGCCGGGATGATCACCAGGGAACAGCTGGACCAGGCCCTGCAGGAGCAGAAACGCAGTGGGGAACGCCTGGGTAAGGTCTTGCTGCGCCTAGGCTTGGTCACCGAAGCCAGCATGCTGGAGGTCCTGGAATTCCAGCTGGGCATTCCCAAGGTGGTCCTGGCGGACTACCACCTGGACCCGGAGGTAGTCCGCCTGGTGCCGGAGGGCCTGGCCCGGCGTTACCAGGCTATACCCATCCGCTTGGACGGCAACCGCCTGCTGGTAGCCCTGGCCGACCCCCTGAACCTCCTGGCCCTGGACGATCTGCGCCTGGTCACCGGCAAGGAGATTATGCCGGCCATCGCCGCCGAGGGGGAGATCGAGGCAGCTTTAAGCCGGTTTTGGCAGCAGGAAACCGTTACGAGTATGAGCGAAGTGGCGGCAGCCGTCGCTGCCGCGGAATCTGGCGGGCGCGCCGGCGGCACTGAAGGCGCGCCGGCTGTGCGCCTGGTCAACAGCTTTATCCAGCAGGCCATCCAGACCCGGGCCAGCGACATCCATATTGAGCCCCAGGAGGGGGAAGTCCGGGTGCGCCTGCGGGTGGACGGCCTGCTGCGGGAGTTGACCCGCCTGCCCCTGGGGGTTCTAAGTAGCCTGATCTCCAGAATCAAGATCCTGGCCGGGATGGATATTGCCGAAAAACGGCTGCCCCAGGACGGCCGCTTCCAGTTTACCCTGGGGAAGCGCAGCGTTGACCTGCGGGTTTCCAGCCTGCCGACGGTCTACGGAGAAAAAGTCGTCCTGCGCCTGCTGGACCAGGAGGCCATGCTCCTGCCCCTGGACCGTCTGGGGTTCCTGCCTGCCGTTCAGGAACGCTATAACAGCCTGGTCCGGAGTGCTTACGGTATGTTATTGATTACCGGACCAACGGGGAGCGGCAAGACGACGACCCTGTACGCCACCCTCAATTCCTTGAGTTCACCGGAGAAAAATATCGTTACCATTGAGGACCCGGTAGAGTACCTGCTACCCGGCATCAACCAGGTGCGGGTCAACCCCAGGGCCGGACTCTCCTTTGCCTCCGGCCTGCGTTCCATCCTGCGCCAGGACCCGGATATCATCATGGTGGGGGAAATCCGGGACCGGGAGACGGCCGATATAGCCGTCCGGGCGGCAACTACCGGGCACCTGGTCTTCAGCACCCTGCACACCAACGACGCCGCCGGGGCGATAACCCGCCTGCTGGACATGGGTATCGAGGCCTACCTGGTGAATTCCTCCCTCATCGGCGTGGTGGCCCAGCGATTGGTGCGCCAGATCTGCCCCCGCTGCCGGGAAGCCTACCGGCCCGAGCCCGGGACCCTGGAACGATCCTGGCTACCGGAGAGCGAGGAACTCTGGCGCGGCCGGGGCTGTGAGGGCTGCCACTATACCGGTTATGCCGGTCGGACGGCCATCCAGGAGGTCCTGGTCATGAACGAGGAACTCCGGGGCCTGGTGGCCGCCAAGGCACCGGCCACGGCCCTGAAGGAGGCGGCCATTACCGCTGGTATGGTACCTTTAATAGAAGATGGGCTGGCCAAGGTCCGCCAGGGAATCACCACGGTGAACGAGGTCCTGCGGGTTTCCCTGGGGGGCCTGTAA
- the aroB gene encoding 3-dehydroquinate synthase, whose translation MAGQLVVDLGERTYKIHCGSGLLPETGSYLQALDLATPCLVVSNTTVADLYWPAVEAGLREAGFQPHLALVPDGEEAKSLKVAAGLYNAALDAGIERQAAVIALGGGVVGDVAGFIAATWLRGVPLIQLPTTLLAQVDSSVGGKVAVNHPGGKNLIGAFYQPRVVLADTDALATLPPREIRAGLAEVIKYGVIADADFFAYLEEHLDQALRGDGGVLESLILRCCALKAEVVAGDEREGGRRAILNFGHTVGHAVEAVTGFNTYRHGEAVAMGMVAAARIAVQRGMFSTEETGRLVRLLERAALPVELPILDPAALRAALGHDKKIARGQLRMILPEKLGRVQITPIAVDEIMAAVGPEREAL comes from the coding sequence GTGGCTGGCCAGCTTGTCGTAGACCTGGGTGAACGTACCTATAAGATTCACTGTGGTTCCGGACTCCTGCCAGAAACCGGCTCCTATCTGCAGGCCCTGGACCTGGCGACCCCCTGCCTGGTGGTGAGCAACACTACAGTGGCTGACCTTTACTGGCCGGCAGTGGAAGCCGGCCTTAGGGAAGCCGGCTTCCAGCCCCACCTGGCCCTGGTGCCCGACGGTGAGGAGGCTAAGAGCCTGAAGGTGGCGGCAGGGCTTTATAACGCCGCCCTGGACGCCGGGATTGAGCGCCAGGCCGCCGTCATTGCTCTGGGCGGGGGGGTGGTCGGGGATGTGGCCGGGTTTATAGCCGCCACCTGGTTACGGGGGGTTCCTTTGATCCAATTACCCACCACCCTCCTGGCCCAGGTGGATTCTAGCGTCGGCGGTAAAGTGGCTGTCAACCACCCCGGGGGCAAAAACCTGATCGGGGCTTTTTACCAGCCCCGGGTGGTCCTCGCCGATACCGACGCCCTGGCCACCCTGCCACCGCGGGAGATCCGGGCCGGCCTGGCCGAGGTCATCAAATACGGTGTTATCGCCGACGCCGATTTCTTCGCCTACCTGGAGGAGCACCTGGACCAGGCCCTGCGGGGTGATGGAGGGGTCCTGGAAAGCCTCATCCTGCGCTGCTGCGCTTTAAAGGCGGAGGTAGTGGCCGGGGATGAACGGGAGGGGGGCCGGCGGGCCATTTTAAATTTTGGTCACACTGTGGGCCATGCCGTCGAGGCGGTAACCGGCTTCAACACCTACCGTCACGGTGAGGCGGTGGCTATGGGCATGGTGGCCGCCGCCAGGATTGCCGTCCAGCGGGGAATGTTTTCTACCGAAGAGACCGGGCGCCTGGTGCGCCTTCTGGAGCGGGCGGCTCTACCGGTGGAACTCCCCATCCTGGACCCGGCGGCCCTCCGGGCAGCCCTGGGCCACGATAAAAAGATCGCCCGGGGACAACTGCGGATGATCCTGCCGGAAAAACTGGGCCGGGTGCAGATCACCCCGATTGCTGTTGATGAGATAATGGCGGCTGTTGGCCCGGAAAGGGAAGCCTTGTAG
- a CDS encoding shikimate kinase translates to MPGNIVLIGFMGSGKTTIGRLLANHLGWSFLDTDALVEERTGLPVKEIFARKGESFFREIEMEAVARVAAASRAVIATGGGAVLSGVNVQRLRQGNRVVWLQVRPETALKRAGIAGDRPLLQGRRVKDIADLLQRRESYYAFADLCIDTDGKDAVAVAGEIEEALKTWLASLS, encoded by the coding sequence ATGCCGGGTAATATTGTGTTAATCGGCTTTATGGGCAGCGGCAAAACAACTATCGGCCGGCTGCTGGCCAACCATCTGGGATGGTCTTTTTTGGATACCGATGCTCTGGTAGAAGAGCGAACGGGCCTGCCGGTGAAAGAGATCTTTGCCAGGAAAGGGGAGAGTTTCTTCCGGGAGATCGAGATGGAAGCTGTGGCCCGGGTGGCTGCTGCCAGCCGGGCCGTTATTGCTACCGGCGGCGGGGCCGTCCTTTCGGGGGTCAACGTCCAGCGCCTGCGACAGGGCAACCGGGTCGTCTGGCTGCAGGTACGGCCGGAGACGGCCCTGAAGCGGGCCGGTATTGCCGGCGACCGTCCCCTCCTGCAGGGACGCAGGGTGAAGGATATTGCCGACCTATTGCAAAGACGGGAGTCATATTACGCTTTTGCCGATCTCTGCATCGACACTGACGGCAAGGATGCAGTCGCCGTAGCCGGGGAGATAGAGGAGGCCTTAAAGACGTGGCTGGCCAGCTTGTCGTAG
- the aroC gene encoding chorismate synthase, with protein sequence MLRYLTAGESHGRGLSIIIEGLPAGVPLAEEDINNWLARRQGGYGRGGRMAIEQDRAQILAGVRGGLTLGSPISLFIANRDWENWQEIMAPGPAARAERVVTRPRPGHADLPGGLKYHQTDLRNILERASARETAARVAAGAVAAALLQELAINLAFHVVRIGPVAVPGPVAWEAACRSLESPVYCADGETGRAMVAAIEEARRQGDTLGGTVEVQVRGVPAGLGSHVQWDRRLDGRLAQALMSIPAIKGVEIGAGFGLAALPGSQAHDAIAYREGQGFYHSANRAGGLEGGMTNGETLVIRAAMKPIPTLMHPLPSVDFLTKKPAVASVERSDVCAVPAAAVVAAAAVALVLAGAVLEQFGGDYLPVLKERLEDYRRYLQNPHEGQL encoded by the coding sequence ATGCTGCGTTACCTGACTGCCGGCGAGTCCCACGGCCGGGGATTGAGTATAATCATCGAAGGCCTGCCGGCCGGGGTACCCCTGGCGGAGGAAGATATCAATAACTGGCTGGCCCGTCGCCAGGGGGGCTACGGCCGGGGCGGTCGCATGGCCATTGAACAGGACCGGGCGCAGATCCTGGCCGGGGTTCGGGGAGGCCTGACCCTGGGCAGTCCCATATCCCTCTTTATAGCCAACCGGGACTGGGAGAACTGGCAGGAGATCATGGCTCCGGGACCGGCGGCCCGGGCGGAGAGGGTGGTAACCCGGCCGCGGCCCGGCCATGCCGACCTGCCCGGGGGGTTAAAGTATCACCAGACGGACCTGCGCAATATCCTGGAACGGGCCAGCGCCCGGGAAACGGCGGCCCGGGTGGCTGCCGGGGCCGTGGCAGCGGCCCTGCTGCAGGAATTGGCTATCAATCTAGCCTTCCACGTCGTGCGGATTGGCCCTGTAGCGGTGCCCGGTCCGGTTGCCTGGGAGGCCGCCTGTCGTTCCCTGGAGTCGCCGGTCTACTGCGCCGACGGGGAAACGGGCCGGGCTATGGTGGCGGCCATTGAAGAGGCGCGCCGGCAGGGCGATACCCTGGGGGGAACGGTGGAGGTTCAAGTCAGGGGGGTCCCTGCCGGCCTGGGCAGCCATGTGCAGTGGGACCGGCGTCTGGACGGCCGCCTGGCCCAGGCCCTGATGAGCATTCCGGCTATTAAAGGGGTAGAGATCGGTGCCGGCTTTGGGCTGGCCGCCCTGCCGGGGAGCCAGGCCCACGATGCCATTGCCTACCGGGAAGGACAGGGTTTTTACCATTCTGCCAACCGGGCCGGCGGTCTGGAAGGTGGTATGACCAACGGGGAAACCCTGGTTATACGAGCGGCCATGAAACCCATCCCCACCCTCATGCACCCCCTGCCCAGTGTCGACTTTCTGACGAAAAAACCGGCCGTAGCCAGTGTGGAACGTTCGGATGTTTGTGCCGTACCGGCGGCGGCGGTAGTAGCTGCGGCCGCCGTGGCCCTGGTCCTGGCCGGGGCCGTCCTAGAACAGTTCGGCGGGGACTACCTGCCGGTGCTTAAAGAACGGCTGGAGGATTACAGGAGATACCTGCAGAACCCCCATGAGGGGCAGCTTTAA
- a CDS encoding shikimate dehydrogenase translates to MVQVKASTRLVALLGHPVGHSLSPLMHNAAFNATGLDLVYLAFDVDPGDLPAALAGLRSLGFRGANVTVPHKETIIPCLDVVDPVAARIGAVNTIVNDDRCLKGYNTDGSGFLRSLKEAGFDPEGKRAVILGAGGAARAVAFALATGGCRRLVLANRTPERARELAAALAVSGYSGAVTFPLPGTGRPGPGDPGAAGAGNPATGLQDEVAAAHLVVNTTSLGMWPRVETIPLAPGWLQAGQWAYDLVYNPLETRFLREARRRGCRVVSGLAMLLYQGAEAFTLWTGRQAPIAVMDRVLREALGASSGGPAAGRLNSEKG, encoded by the coding sequence ATGGTACAGGTAAAGGCTTCAACCAGGCTGGTGGCCCTCCTGGGTCACCCGGTAGGACACTCCCTTTCGCCCCTGATGCATAATGCGGCCTTCAATGCCACAGGCCTTGATCTGGTTTATCTGGCCTTCGATGTGGACCCCGGGGATTTGCCCGCTGCCCTGGCGGGGTTAAGATCCCTGGGCTTCCGGGGGGCCAATGTAACCGTACCCCATAAGGAAACGATAATCCCCTGCCTGGATGTGGTCGATCCAGTGGCGGCCAGGATAGGGGCGGTGAATACTATTGTTAATGACGACCGGTGCCTGAAAGGCTATAACACCGACGGCAGCGGTTTTTTGCGTTCCCTCAAGGAAGCCGGTTTTGATCCTGAGGGGAAAAGGGCGGTCATCCTTGGTGCCGGGGGAGCCGCCCGGGCGGTGGCCTTCGCCCTGGCCACGGGCGGCTGCCGGCGCCTGGTCCTGGCCAACCGGACCCCGGAACGGGCCCGGGAACTGGCAGCCGCCCTGGCCGTATCCGGTTATTCCGGCGCCGTCACCTTCCCCCTGCCGGGAACCGGCCGGCCGGGGCCCGGGGACCCCGGGGCAGCAGGGGCCGGAAATCCGGCAACCGGGTTGCAGGACGAGGTGGCAGCGGCCCATCTGGTGGTTAATACCACCAGCCTGGGCATGTGGCCCCGGGTAGAAACGATACCGCTGGCTCCTGGCTGGTTGCAGGCCGGGCAGTGGGCCTACGACCTGGTCTACAACCCCCTGGAAACCCGATTCCTCAGGGAGGCCCGGCGCCGGGGTTGCCGGGTGGTCTCCGGGCTGGCCATGCTCCTTTACCAGGGGGCAGAGGCTTTTACCCTCTGGACGGGCCGCCAGGCCCCCATAGCAGTCATGGACAGGGTTCTCCGGGAGGCCCTGGGGGCAAGTTCAGGCGGGCCTGCTGCCGGTCGGTTAAACTCTGAGAAAGGATAG
- a CDS encoding YqeG family HAD IIIA-type phosphatase: MTTIKLLQPDLYVRSLCDIPLALLKDQGIRGLIIDLDNTVTEWGRATLDRGVRRWFADLKEQGIKACLVSNNRSSRVKKVADALGIPGISRAGKPRRRAFRQAMAVMDTKTGSTAVIGDQVFTDILGGNRLGMYTILVMPINSREFFGTRMMRHVERFFTRHLPVTDFSGNKRP, translated from the coding sequence GTGACAACAATCAAACTGCTGCAACCAGACCTCTATGTACGTTCCCTGTGTGATATACCCCTGGCCCTTTTGAAAGATCAGGGTATCAGGGGCTTGATTATCGACCTGGATAATACGGTTACCGAATGGGGCCGGGCCACCCTGGACCGGGGGGTGCGGCGGTGGTTTGCGGATTTAAAGGAGCAGGGTATCAAGGCCTGCCTGGTTTCTAACAACCGCAGCAGCCGGGTTAAAAAGGTAGCCGACGCCCTGGGGATCCCCGGTATCTCCCGGGCCGGCAAGCCCCGGCGCCGGGCCTTTCGCCAGGCCATGGCCGTTATGGACACCAAGACTGGCAGTACCGCCGTCATCGGTGACCAGGTCTTTACCGACATCCTGGGTGGTAACCGCCTGGGAATGTATACGATCCTGGTCATGCCTATTAACAGCCGGGAATTTTTCGGCACCAGGATGATGCGTCACGTAGAGCGCTTTTTTACCCGGCACCTGCCGGTAACTGATTTTAGCGGTAACAAACGCCCCTAA
- a CDS encoding endonuclease III domain-containing protein — protein sequence MRPEKRTAARGNHPTQSLITGAAARLQEIFERLYRHFGPRHWWPAETPFEVIVGAILTQNVAWKNVEKAIANLNRAGLLTPEAVMQATPEELEPHIRPTGYYRVKARKLKAFSDYLQERYGGSLEVMFAQPLELLRTEILDVFGIGPETADAILCYAGNYPIMVMDAYTRRVFSRLGFLTAKVSYQEMQDFFMTNLPRDNRLYNEYHALIDALANRICLKKEPACDRCPLGAICPRIGVAGTG from the coding sequence TTGCGGCCAGAAAAACGAACTGCCGCCCGGGGCAACCATCCAACCCAATCGCTAATCACCGGTGCGGCGGCTAGACTCCAGGAGATATTCGAACGTCTTTACCGGCATTTTGGCCCCCGGCACTGGTGGCCGGCGGAAACACCCTTTGAGGTTATCGTGGGGGCCATCCTCACCCAGAACGTAGCCTGGAAGAACGTCGAAAAGGCCATTGCCAACCTCAACAGAGCGGGACTCCTTACCCCGGAGGCCGTGATGCAGGCAACGCCGGAAGAACTGGAACCCCACATTCGGCCCACGGGGTATTACCGCGTCAAGGCCAGGAAGCTCAAGGCCTTTAGCGATTATCTCCAGGAGCGGTATGGCGGCTCCCTGGAGGTCATGTTCGCCCAGCCCCTGGAGTTATTGCGAACCGAGATCCTGGATGTTTTCGGTATTGGCCCGGAAACGGCCGATGCCATCCTCTGCTATGCTGGGAACTACCCCATCATGGTCATGGACGCTTATACCCGCCGGGTTTTTTCCCGCCTGGGCTTTTTGACGGCCAAGGTATCCTACCAGGAGATGCAGGATTTTTTTATGACCAACCTGCCCCGGGATAACCGGCTTTATAACGAATACCATGCCTTGATCGACGCCCTGGCCAACCGGATCTGCCTGAAGAAGGAGCCTGCCTGTGACCGTTGCCCCCTGGGTGCAATCTGCCCCCGGATAGGCGTTGCCGGGACGGGGTAG
- the sigK gene encoding RNA polymerase sporulation sigma factor SigK, producing MEAGFLTLVALSVLKGLSLLLSYITNNAFPQPLSEEEEQKYLELWLQGDQKARNILIEHNLRLVAHITKKFANTGEDNDDLISIGTLGLIKAINTYNMNKGTKLATYAARCIENEILMHLRALKKTRGEVSLYDPIGVDREGNEIALIDILGSEQDVAEMVESFCEQQRVRQKVNTLTPRERKVLEMRYGLLHGFRRTQRDIARKMGISRSYVSRIEKKAIQKLLKELSV from the coding sequence ATGGAAGCCGGTTTTCTCACCCTGGTAGCCCTTTCGGTTTTGAAGGGCCTTAGTCTTCTCCTGTCTTACATTACCAATAACGCCTTTCCCCAACCCTTGTCGGAGGAAGAAGAGCAAAAATACCTGGAACTCTGGCTGCAGGGCGATCAAAAGGCCCGCAATATTCTAATTGAACATAACCTGCGCCTGGTAGCCCACATAACGAAAAAGTTTGCGAATACCGGTGAGGATAACGACGACCTGATTTCCATTGGTACCCTAGGCCTCATCAAGGCGATTAATACTTATAATATGAATAAAGGAACCAAACTGGCCACCTATGCGGCCCGCTGTATTGAAAATGAGATCCTCATGCATCTGCGGGCCTTAAAGAAGACCCGGGGCGAGGTCTCTCTATATGATCCCATCGGCGTCGACCGCGAGGGCAATGAGATCGCCCTAATTGACATCCTGGGCTCGGAGCAGGATGTGGCCGAAATGGTGGAATCCTTCTGCGAACAACAACGAGTGCGGCAGAAGGTCAATACCCTGACCCCGCGGGAGAGGAAGGTCCTGGAGATGCGTTACGGGTTATTACATGGTTTCCGCCGTACCCAGCGGGATATAGCTCGGAAGATGGGCATCTCCCGCTCCTACGTCTCCAGAATAGAAAAAAAAGCCATCCAGAAGTTGTTGAAGGAATTATCGGTTTGA
- a CDS encoding IclR family transcriptional regulator codes for MEGYVQSLEKGLKVLEALAAAGGGVGLSELSRRLGLNKSTVYRLLTTLKAYGYVDQEAVTERYTLGLKVLDISSSLLDRLDVRAVAHPYLKELAATSQEAAHMVIRDGGEAVYVDKVEGNRTIRMYSQIGRRVALHSTAVGKAMLAFLSQEEVKEIITGRGVPRFTARTIITMAALEAELARVRERGYAIDDSENEEGIRCVGAPIFDHRGRVVAVVSISGPTLHVTPERLPELGRLVRQAGREISRHLGYKTD; via the coding sequence ATGGAAGGTTACGTCCAGTCCCTGGAGAAGGGGCTCAAAGTCCTGGAAGCCCTAGCCGCGGCCGGAGGGGGTGTGGGCTTGAGCGAGCTCAGCCGCCGGTTGGGCCTCAATAAAAGCACCGTCTATCGCCTGCTGACCACACTGAAGGCTTATGGTTACGTTGACCAGGAAGCGGTTACTGAAAGATACACCCTGGGCTTAAAGGTCCTGGATATAAGCAGCAGCCTCCTGGACCGTCTCGATGTCCGTGCCGTAGCCCACCCTTACCTCAAGGAACTGGCTGCTACCAGCCAGGAAGCGGCGCATATGGTTATAAGGGACGGCGGCGAGGCCGTCTATGTGGATAAGGTGGAAGGCAACCGCACCATCCGTATGTATTCCCAGATCGGCCGCCGGGTGGCCCTGCACTCGACAGCTGTAGGCAAGGCCATGCTGGCCTTCCTTTCGCAGGAGGAAGTAAAAGAAATAATTACCGGCAGGGGGGTGCCCCGTTTTACCGCCCGCACTATTATCACTATGGCCGCCCTGGAAGCGGAACTGGCCCGGGTACGGGAACGCGGCTACGCTATTGATGATAGCGAAAATGAAGAGGGGATCCGCTGTGTCGGCGCGCCCATTTTTGATCACCGCGGCCGGGTGGTAGCAGTGGTGAGTATATCCGGCCCCACCCTGCACGTTACGCCGGAACGGTTACCGGAACTGGGGCGACTGGTGCGCCAGGCCGGCCGGGAGATATCCCGCCATCTGGGCTATAAAACGGATTAG